The Fulvia fulva chromosome 13, complete sequence genome window below encodes:
- a CDS encoding FAD-dependent monooxygenase ntnK, whose amino-acid sequence MRVIIAGGGIAGLTMANALERAGIDFILLEARSVIDPQVGASIGISSAAMRIFDQFGAAQAIIDETYPITKTKHHRKDGSLIMPASSAVEILKERFGYTISFLDRQLVLRALANTVASEEKVLLNKRVKSIEHHATGAMVFCEDGTFYDGDIVIGCDGVNSKVRNEMWRIAGTTDPTYFTEKERTKMTAEYTCLFGISNPVEGFDEGDLDYTYDKDHSFLAITGKNRRLYWFYFEKLPQVATWNTKNFPRYSQADAERHAEKNSWRPCHESRTLGDVWDKRITYTLVPMEEALFDHWSWGRIATIGDCAHKMTANHGQAGNNAIESATALANELKRLHDADDTSQASITAAFGRWQKKRKARVEATVKEAAMICRLQALSTFKDYFTVFWMLPLAADLLLNLSTDAMIGAEVLEYLPLHDRAFSGSCAWNPKQGNGFKESLLKRVLFATPLLALSYYASQHTTILSRADLIATLLNPSAVDTSSWLYAFSQAADVHVLFATWLIESNRRINVLTPTQVAPLFMVAAQYFGPGVVAPVFYFLYYILSPIDKWAPADLRLTNVAWTRTIMPIMLFVTLHILALRLIGSDSGIILTQLRWAVSALPLLFTAIQWLLVKTGISTTDIHHDSRFNVKKDVPAIRACMLVLSAITTLSWWIAILRSSITLDSLLADTNHIILLAATALWLGLLFKNQKDAGMETVSWIQAFATAVALTIVAGPASALGLGWLRREETLAGKRHKDAVTRERYAGKTPAEVLAGDGGMNENVKSNGVSNGHAKSNGVMNGHGKANGMANGHAKANGAMNGHVKSN is encoded by the exons ATGAGGGTCATCATTGCAGGCG GCGGTATCGCTGGCCTGACCATGGCCAACGCTCTGGAAAGGGCTGGCATCGACTTTATCCTCCTCGAGGCTCGAAGCGTGATTGATCCACAAGTTGGCGCCTCGATAGGCATAAGTTCTGCCGCCATGCGAATCTTTGATCAGTTTGGGGCAGCACAAGCTATTATCGATGAGACGTACCCCATCACAAAGACCAAACACCACCGGAAAGATGGCTCTCTCATCATGCCAGCTTCCTCGGCCGTGGAGATATTGAAAGAGAGGTTTGGCTATACTATCAGCTTCCTGGACCGACAGCTTGTGCTCCGAGCGTTAGCCAACACAGTCGCATCGGAAGAAAAGGTCCTGCTGAACAAGAGGGTGAAGTCTATCGAGCATCATGCCACGGGTGCCATGGTCTTTTGTGAAGACGGCACGTTCTACGACGGTGACATCGTCATTGGCTGCGATGGTGTCAATAGCAAAGTTCGCAACGAAATGTGGCGCATTGCTGGCACGACAGATCCGACCTACTTCACGGAGAAGGAACGGACCAAGATGACAGCCGAGTACACATGCCTTTTCGGCATCAGCAATCCCGTCGAAGGCTTCGACGAGGGAGACCTCGACTACACCTACGATAAAGACCACTCATTCCTCGCCATCACTGGCAAGAACAGAAGGCTGTACTGGTTCTACTTCGAGAAGCTGCCACAAGTCGCCACATGGAACACCAAAAACTTCCCACGCTACAGCCAAGCCGATGCCGAGAGACACGCCGAGAAGAACTCCTGGCGCCCTTGCCACGAGTCACGCACTCTCGGAGACGTGTGGGATAAGCGCATCACATATACTCTTGTACCAATGGAAGAAGCCCTCTTCGACCACTGGAGCTGGGGCAGAATCGCGACAATTGGTGATTGCGCTCACAAGATGACCGCTAACCATGGACAGGCCGGCAACAACGCTATCGAATCCGCCACAGCGCTTGCGAATGAGCTCAAGCGTCTCCACGATGCTGACGATACATCTCAAGCTTCCATCACGGCCGCATTCGGGAGATGGCAGAAGAAGCGTAAAGCACGTGTCGAAGCTACCGTGAAAGAGGCAGCTATGATCTGTCGTCTCCAAGCTCTGAGCACTTTCAAGGATTACTTTACAGTCTTCTGGATGCTACCGCTGGCTGCGGATCTTCTGCTGAATCTCTCTACAGATGCCATGATTGGCGCGGAAGTACTGGAGTACCTCCCGTTGCACGATCGAGCCTTTTCTGGATCCTGCGCATGGAATCCCAAGCAAGGAAATGGCTTCAAGGAAAGCTTGCTGAAGCGAGTCCTGTTCGCCACGCCACTTCTGGCGTTGTCATACTACGCCTCGCAGCACACCACTATCCTCTCTCGAGCAGACCTGATCGCGACGCTCCTCAACCCTTCAGCCGTCGATACGTCCTCCTGGCTCTATGCCTTCAGCCAAGCTGCCGATGTCCACGTCCTTTTCGCAACCTGGCTGATTGAATCGAATCGCAGGATCAACGTCTTGACCCCAACGCAAGTCGCACCGCTCTTCATGGTTGCAGCACAATACTTTGGCCCAGGCGTTGTAGCTCCGGTGTTCTATTTCCTATACTACATCCTCAGTCCCATCGATAAGTGGGCACCGGCGGATCTGCGATTGACGAATGTAGCCTGGACAAGAACTATCATGCCCATCATGCTTTTCGTCACACTGCATATCCTCGCCCTGAGGCTGATCGGCTCTGATTCGGGGATCATATTGACTCAGCTTCGATGGGCCGTGTCAGCGCTACCGCTGCTGTTCACCGCAATCCAGTGGCTGCTGGTGAAGACTGGTATAAGCACAACAGATATCCACCACGACTCCCGCTTCAATGTCAAGAAGGACGTCCCCGCCATCCGCGCCTGCATGCTCGTCCTCTCCGCCATCACGACACTCTCCTGGTGGATCGCAATACTCCGCAGCTCCATCACCCTGGACTCTCTTCTCGCCGACACAAACCACATCATCCTCCTCGCTGCAACAGCCCTCTGGCTCGGTCTCCTCTTCAAGAACCAGAAGGATGCCGGAATGGAGACGGTTAGTTGGATCCAAGCTTTCGCTACTGCTGTAGCTTTGACGATCGTGGCAGGTCCAGCGAGTGCGCTGGGGTTGGGGTGGTTGAGGAGGGAGGAGACGTTGGCGGGTAAGAGGCATAAGGATGCTGTGACGAGGGAGAGATACGCGGGGAAGACGCCGGCTGAAGTTTTGGCTGGGGACGGAGGCATGAATGAAAACGTAAAGAGTAATGGGGTTTCGAATGGGCATGCGAAGAGTAATGGGGTGATGAATGGTCATGGGAAGGCGAATGGTATGGCGAACGGACATGCAAAGGCGAATGGTGCCATGAATGGTCACGTTAAGAGTAATTGA
- a CDS encoding DASH complex subunit SPC19 yields MDTSTQNALQGCVSSLQSSMQLLESSINILDSGVNDYPRLGKVLQTTRHFELVSEHDLITAQSSLLSEIQPEVSNLLSRVETYLDKLERREKSLIAKAELQEGRLQQPSRASQGAKSPRMKGGASGLDKLEELKYQQLKQKKERLSYAVERLELQANQRQRQLRKSMAFQ; encoded by the exons ATGGACACCAGCACACAGAATGCCTTGCAAGGCTGTGTCTCGTCGCTGCAGTCTAGCATGCAACTGCTGGAGTCGAGCATCAACATCCTGGACTCCGGCGTGAACGATTACCCAAGACTCGGCAAAGTGCTGCAAACGACAAGA CACTTCGAACTCGTCTCCGAACACGACCTCATCACAGCCCAATCCTCCCTCCTCTCCGAGATCCAGCCCGAAGTGTCAAATCTGTTATCCCGCGTGGAGACTTATCTCGACAAGCTCGAACGACGAGAGAAGTCGCTCATAGCCAAGGCAGAGCTGCAAGAGGGTCGACTACAGCAGCCTTCGCGGGCTAGTCAAGGTGCCAAAAGTCCCAGGATGAAGGGTGGTGCGAGTGGACTGGACAAGCTGGAGGAGCTGAAGTACCAACAGCTCAAGCAGAAGAAGGAGCGGTTGAGCTATGCTGTTGAGAGGCTGGAGCTGCAGGCCAATCAGAGGCAGAGGCAGTTGAGGAAGAGTATGGCTTTCCAGTGA